The Cloacibacillus sp. DNA window TCAGCGACGGCAGAATATTTGAAGAAGACATCCCCGTCGTGCTCAAAATGTACGACGACATCTATAACGGAGCCGCGCACGCGGAGTGCCGCGCGAGGTGGAGATCGCCCGCAAGCGGAGAATACCGCTGGTTCAAAACCATCTACACCACAGCCTGCGACGACGCGGGCTTTCCGATAAAAGCCATCGGCTCCGCCATAGACGTCACGGAACAGATGCGCCTTGAACAGCGCTACAAAGACTTCGAGGCCTATCAGCACCTCTTGCTCGACAACGCCTTCGGCGCATTCAGAGTAAACATCACAAAGGACACCGTTGAGGAGATAATCCGGTGCAGCACGGGCGTAAAACCCCTCGAGGCAATATGCGACCTTGCGGAATTCAGCGCGGCCTCCGCCCGGAACATACCAGACAATGCAAGCCGCCTGCGGCACGATGAAATTTTCAACAGGGAAACTATCTTAAGAGGCTTCAGCTGCGGCAAGTCCAACCTTGAAATGACCTGCCGCTACCAGATAGACGAAAATACTATCCACTGGACGCGCATCATAGTCAACCTCGCCCAAAACCCGTTCTCCGGCGACATCATCGGCTTCGCCTACGCCATAGACATCGAAGACGAAAAAATAATGAAGATGGTCATCGATCACATGATAGGGAAAAACTTTGAAGTGGTGGCCGCGGTAAACGTGGCAAACGGAGACGCGCGCATACTAGAATATACTGACTCCGACAAAAGGTCCTTCGGAAACGTGCTCGGAGACTTCAACTCCGTCTTCGCGCAGCGCGCGAAAGTATTCGCCCACCCGAGCGATTGGGAGAACTGCAAAAAGACGCTGCGGCTTTCAAACATCCTCCGCGAGCTTATGAAAAACGATAAATTTGAGACGACCGTACGAGGCGTCGAACCGACAGGCGAAGTGACCGTCAAAAAAATCTCCTGCTCGTACCTCGACGAAGAAAAAAACACGATACTATACACACGCTCCGACATAACAAAAACGATACGCGAGCAGAACGCGCTGAACGAAAAACTCAAGTGCGCGCTCAAAGCGGCGGAAGAGGCCAACGCCGCAAAATCAGACTTCCTATCGCGCATGAGCCACGACATGCGCACGCCGATGAACGGCATCATCGGACTTACGAACTTGGCTCAGGGAGCAAAAGATCTTTCAGACGAGACCGCGGAATACCTCGCCAACATCGAAAGCTCGAGCCAGTACCTGCTGAGCCTCATCAACGACGTGCTCGACATGAGCTCCATCGAAAGCAATAAGCTTATGCTCAACCTCCAGCCAGTCTACACAAAAGAGATAGTGGACCGCGTCGTCGCCGCCTGCACTCCTCTTGCTTCTGCAAAGGACCTGACGTTCAAGCTTACGCTCATCAACACCGATTTTGACTGGATAAAAACGGACAAACGGCGCCTTCAGCAGATATTTATAAATATCCTGGGAAACTCCGTCAAATTCACGCCGCCCGGCGGCAACATAGAATGGATCGTAGAATGCCTCGGCTATGACGACGACGTACGTCACGATAAATTGATAATCCGCGACACAGGCGTCGGAATGAGCGCCGACTTCCTGCCAAAAATATTCGAGCCGTTCGACCAGGAAGACAACGACTTCTCCGCCTCCTGCACAGGCACAGGGCTAGGGATGCCCATAGTCAAAAACCTCGTTGAGGCAATGGGAGGCTCCATTGAAGTAAAAAGCGAAAAGGGCGCGGGCACAGAGGTGATCATCGTCATGGACTTTGAACGCACGACTCCCGTCCCAGACGCGCCGCTTCTTGACCAGACGGCGCAGATAGACCTTTCCGGCAAACGCATACTAATCTGCGAAGACCACCCGATCAACATGCAGATAGCCTGCAAACTGCTGGAAAAAAAGGGAGCGAGCGCCGCGCGTGCGCGCAACGGAAAAGAGGGGGTCAACGCCTTCATGAACGCCCCCGCCGGTTACTTCTCCGCCATCCTGATGGACATACGTATGCCCGTAATGGACGGCTTGGAGGCGGCTCGGCTCATACGGTCGCAAAACAGGCCCGACGCAAAGACAATCCCAATAATAGCGATGACCGCCAACGCCTACGACGAAGACCGACAGAAAACCAAAGAGGCCGGCATGAACAAACACCTCGCAAAACCGATAGAACCCCGGATATTCTACGAGGCGCTGGACGAATTCCTGAACAAAAACTAATAGCGCGCCCTGTAAACAAACAACAGGGCGCGGGCTTTTTTTCATATATGTATGCTGCGTTTAGCGAAACCGCTGCCGCGCGTTTTTATTTTGCGGCTTCTTCCACCGCTACGGCTACAGCAACCGTAGCTCCCACCATTGGGTTGTTGCCCATCCCAATGAGGCCCATCATATCTACGTGGGCGGGGACGGAGGAGCTTCCGGCGAACTGCGCGTCGCTGTGCATGCGGCCCATCGTATCTGTCATGCCGTAGCTTGCGGGGCCGGCCGCCATGTTGTCCGGGTGCAGCGTGCGTCCGGTGCCGCCGCCTGAGGCTACGGAGAAGAATTTCTTGCCGTTTTCAAGCGCCCATTTTTTATAGGTTCCGGCTACGGGATGCTGGAAGCGCGTCGGGTTCGTCGAGTTTCCCGTTATGGAGACGTCGACGCCTTCGTGGCGCATGATGGCTACGCCTTCGCAGACGTCGTTTGCGCCGTAGCATTTTACCTTTGATTTATCTCCGGTCGAGAAGGGCTGCTCTTTTATTATTTTCAGCTCGCCTGTGAACGGGTCGTATTGCGTCTCTACAAAGGTGAATCCGTTGACGCGCGAGATTATGTACGCGGCGTCTTTGCCGAGGCCGTTTAAGATGACGCGCAGAGGCTCTTTGCGCACTTTGTTCGCCGTGCGCGCTATGCCTATCGCGCCCTCGGCCGCCGCGAAGGATTCGTGTCCCGCGAGGAAGCTGAAGCATTTTGTCTTTTCATCAAGCAGCATTGCGGCCAGGTTGCCGTGGCCGATGCCGACTTTACGCTGGTCGGCGACGGAGCCGGGGATGCAGAAGGCCTGAAGCCCTTCGCCTATTTTTTCGGCGGCCGCCGCCGCGGTCTTCGCGCCGCTTTTTAGGGCGTGAGCCGCGCCCAGAGTGTAGGCCCACACGGCGTTGTCGAATGCTATCGGCTGGATGCCGCGGACTATGGCGGCNNNNNNNNNNNNNNNNNNNNNNNNNNNNNNNNNNNNNNNNNNNNNNNNNNNNNNNNNNNNNNNNNNNNNNNNNNNNNNNNNNNNNNNNNNNNNNNNNAGGGCGTGAGCCGCGCCCAGAGTGTAGGCCCACACGGCGTTGTCGAATGCTATCGGCTGGATGCCGCGGACTATGGCGGCTATGTCTATGCCGCTGTTGAGGCAGAGTTCGCGCGCGTCGTCAAGGGAGGCGAAGCCGTTTGCCGTAAGAAATTCGTTTATTTTGTCTATCCTGCGTTCGTAACCTTCAAAGTTTGCCATTGTGCTTCCCTCCTACTGCCTGCGCGGGTCTATTATTTTGTCGGCCTCGTCGTAGCGTCCGTATTTGGCGGTGTTTTTCTCAAAGGCCTCTTTCGGGTCCATGCCTTTGCGTATTGCCTCCATCATTTTGCCGAGCGAGACGTAGCGGTATCCGATTATTTCTCCGTTTTTATCAAGAGCCTGGTCGAGCACGTAGCCTTCGGCCATCTCAAGATAGCGCGGGCCTTTTTCGAGCGTGCCGTACATGGTGCCTATCTGTGAGCGAAGGCCTTTGCCGAGATCTTCGAGGCCCGCGCCTACTGGCAGCCCGTTGTCCGAAAAGGCGCTCTGCGTCCTGCCGTATGCTATCTGGAGGAAGAGCTCGCGCATCGCCGTGTTGATTGCGTCGCAGACGAGGTCGGTGTTGAGCGCCTCAAGCAGCGTTTTGCCGGGCAGTATCTCGGAGGCCATTGCCGCCGAGTGCGTCATGCCGGAGCAGCCTATAGTTTCAATGAGCGCCTCATGGATGACCCCGTCTTTTACGTTGAGTGAAAGTTTGCAGGCGCCCTGCTGCGGCGCGCACCAGCCCACGCCGTGCGTGAAGCCGGAGATGTCGCCTATCTGTTTTGATTCGACCCATTTTCCCTCTTCAGGTATGGGCGCCGGGCCGTGGTTCGCTCCCTTCGCCACGCATACCATCTCTTCAACTTCGCGTGAACACTGCATAGAATAGTCCTCCTTTAAATTGTTGAGCGGCTAGTAGCCCCAGGCAAAATCAGGGCTGCCCGCTGCCAGTAAGCGTGCCTTCATGTCTTTTGTTATCGTTTCGAGCGCACGTTCGTTGCGCCCCTCGCAGCGCGCGACAAGCACTGGCTGCGTGTTTGAGACGCGCACCAGCCCCCAGCCTTCCGGGTAGGTGATGCGTACTCCGTCTATCGTTATTATATCGAGTTTCTCCGCCTCGGCCTGCGCCTTTACCCGTTCGACCACGCCGAATTTCACGTCGTCTGGGCAGTCGAACCTTGTCTCTATGGTGGACGGGTAGAGCGGAATATCCTTCATCAGATCGGAGAGCCGGCTTTCGGTGTTTGATATGATGCGCGCAAGACGGGCCGCTGCGTAGAAGGCGTCGTCGTAGCCGAAATATTCGTCGGCGAAGAACATGTGCCCTGAGACTTCGCCTGAAAAGAGCGCGTGTTCCTCACGCATCTTAGCCTTGACGAGCGAGTGTCCTGCGTTCCACCAAAGCGGACGCCCTCCCAGTTTTTCTACGGTCTCCGGCAGCGCCATTGAGCTTTTTATCTCGCATATCGCGACTGCGCCCGGATGCTTCGGCAGTATCTCGCTCCAGTAGAGCGCCATGAGGCGGTCGCCCCAGACGACCTCGCCGTTGTCGTCGACGACGCCTATTCTGTCTGAGTCGCCGTCAAAGCCTACGCCGAAATCCGCGCCCGTTTCGCGGACGGTCTCTATGAGCTTCGGGAGATTTTCGCGCTTCGTGGGGTCTGGATGATGGTTTGGAAAGTTTCCGTCGGGCGCGCTGTAAAGCTCCGTCACATCGCATCCGATGCGGCGCAGAAAGTCCGGCGCGTATAGGCCGCCTGTGCCGTTGCCGGAGTCGCAGACTATTTTTGGACGGCGCGGCCCCAGCTTTATCTTTGAAACGAGCATCTCCAGGTACTGCGCGTTCAGGTCCGCGCGCGCCGCAGCACCCGGGTCTGGCGCGGTAAAGAGCCGCCCCTCGCTGATTATCCTGTATATCTCCATTATGTCGTCGCCCCAGAGCGTGGCTTTGTCGTATGCCACTTTGAGGCCGTTGAATTCCTTTGGATTGTGGCTGCCTGTGACCATGATGCCGCCGCCCGCGTCGAGGCGGAAGAGGCTCCAGTAGAAGGTCGGCGTGGAGACGAGGCCGATGTCTACGACGTCTATGCCCGCCGCGTTCATGCCGCGCGCCGCAGCGGCTTTGATGCGCGTCGTTGAGAGGCGCGCGTCTCCGCCAAGCGTGGCGGTGGCGACGCCGCGTTCTCTGAGCCACGTGCCAAAAGCCTGCCCTATGAGAAAGACGTTTTCGTCGGTCAATTCGGCGTCAGCTATGCCTCTTATGTCGTATTCGCGGAATATGTGCTGTGGAACTATTGTCATAGCCATCTCTTTACCTCCTGATCATAAAAACAAGGAGCTTATGCTCTAAGCATAATGCTTTTTGCTTTGTTTTGCAACTTCAATGAGTGAGTAAAGCGTGCCGTAGAGCCTGCGCGCGTCTATGGGCTTCGCTATGTGCGCGTCCATTCCGCTTGCGCGGGATTTTTCGATGTCTTCGACGAAGGCGTTGGCGCTCATGGCGATTATGGGAACGGATACCGCGCGCTCTTTTTCGGCGGTTCTTATCAGCTTCGTCGCGGTGAGGCCGTCCATGCGCGGCATTCGTATGTCCATGAGCACCGCGTCATACCAGCCTTCAGGATGCGAGGTGAAGGCAGAAAGCGCCTCTTCGCCGTTTGCGGCAACCTCTACCTCAAAGCCTCGGTGCGCGAGCATTTTTTTTGCCACTTCGACGTTGAGCGGATGGTCTTCGGCAAGCAGCAGGCGGCGGCCTTTGAAGTCATAACCGTCGGGACATTCGGCGTACGCGGCTGAGGCGCACTTTTCGGCCTGTTCGTCGCACAGCGCGAGGCTCAGCGAGACCGTAAATTCCGCGCCTTGTCCTTCACGGCTTTTGACGGATATTTCGCCGCCCATCAGAGAGACGAGGTTCTTGCATATAGCAAGGCCCAGGCCGGTGCCTCCGTATGACGAGGTGTTTCCGCTGTGGCCTTGGGCGAACGGGTCAAAGAGGTGGGGCAGGAAGCTTTCTGTTATTCCGATGCCGGTGTCGCGCACGACGAAGGTGACGGGCACGCGGCCGTTCTCGGGCTCGTGCTGTTTTGCTGCGAAGGTGACGGAGCCGCACTCCGGCGTGAACTTTACGGCGTTTGAAATGATGTTTATCAGTATCTGCTGAAGCTTCGTGGCGTCTCCCATGAGACGGTCGCAGCCGCCCTCTTCGATGTCGGATATATAGCGGACACTCTTTTTTTCGGCGAGCCCGCGGCAGATGACGCAAATGTTTTCAAGAAAGAGGCGCCAGCTCAGCGGGTGGCTTTCGACCTCGGCCTTACCGCTTTCTATCTTTGACATGTCGAGGATGTCGTTTATGAGCGCAAGCAGGAATTGGGCGGAGAGCTCCACCTTTGAGAGACAGTCCTGCACCTCCTCAGAGGCGCCGGCCGCCTCCTTCGCAAGCGCCGTCATGCCGATTATCGCGTTCATCGGCGTGCGTATCTCATGGCTCATGCTTGAGAGAAAGTCTGATTTTGCGACGCTCGCCGCGCGCGCCTGCGCAAGAGCCGAGCGCATCAGCTCCTCCTGGCGCGTCCTTCGCGCAAGAAACTCCGTGACGTCGCTGCGGCACAGAAGAAGCGCCGTATGCGCCTCGTCAAGCCAGCAGAAGCGCCATTTCTTATGTCTGACGGCGCCGTTTGATATTATTGGAAAGCTGCACTCATAGTAGCCTTTCGCGTTCACCTGCTTCAGTACATGATCCAGCGCGAAGGCGCCCGTCGCTTCGTTTTTTCTGTCCGCCGCGATAAGCGGCAGGATCGTCCCGACGAATGCGCCGCTGTAGCTTGTTTCGCTGACGCCGTGTTTTATTTCGCGGTCGTTTTCCGAATGTATTTTGAGCAGACCGCTCTTTACGTCGATGAGCGCCACCATCTGGAATTCGCTTTCGGCGATGCGGTCTATTATTATCTTTCTCGTCTTGTCCGCGTCGATGTCGTAGGCGTAGATGAAGCAGAGGATGTCGTCCGTCTCAGGATTTCGGAAGGTTTTGACGACGAGGTTGAGCCAAATGGCGCCGCCGTCGTTCGTCCTGCGCTGAAATTCGACGTTCTGCACCTGCTCCGCGCCTGTGAAATCTTTTATGACGCGCGCGCGGTCAAGGATGCGCAGCAGTTCTTCGCGCCTCTCCGGAAGTATCGCAGTCGCCGCCATTATCTTCATTCCCTCTTCGTAGCTGAGGCCCTCTATGTTTGTGGAGACGTTATCCTGAGCGATGTAGCTTTCTATTTTGTTTTCCGTGGCGTTTGCGCGTATCTTGACGAGCAGGTTGCCGCTTTCGCCGAACATTTGAAAGGAAAGTTCTTCGTTGTAGCGGTGCTGCGCGTTCATCAGCTCGGAGACGTCCTCTCCTATGCCTACCGCCATCACCGGCTCGTCGCCGTCAAAAATTGTGGAGTAGGTTATGCGCTGCCATTCTATTTTTGAGCGCGATTTGTCAAAATGGATGACCGCTTCGGCGGATTTCTGTCCGGAATCAATGCGGCGGTGAAGTTCGCGGTAGTCTTCGCGGCTCTCAGGCATCACAAGCCCGGAGGCGATTATAGCCTCGCAGCCGCCTGTTATTGGGGCGACAAGCCCCAGCCGTTCCGACCCTTTGTTTGTGTCGTTAAAAATTTTGTTTCTTATGTCATAGCTCCACAGGGAGAGAGAGGAGGCTGAAAGCGCCATCTCCATCTGACGTTTGGCGGCCTTCGCATGTATCTCGCCTGTGATGTCCTTCGCGTGACCGACTGCGCGCACGGCGCGGCTTTCGTCATAGACCGCGCGGTAGGAAAGCCGCATCCACACCTCGCGGCCCCTTTCGTCGTACATACGCACGTCGGCGCTGGCGGAGGCGGCGCCCGCCTCAATTTTTTTATGAAGGCCGATGTAATCCTTTATCGAGTCGCGGTGTATCCTTCCCCGCTCGACCATCGCGTACGGCGTGTCTATTATCTCGCCGTCGGGGACGGGCCTGCCGCCGTCGTTTCGCGGCCTGTAAAAACAAAGCCCCGTCGTCAGGTCGTATTCCCATATAAAAATGGCGGCGCTGTGCATAGCCGTCTCCATTTTTTGTTTCTCCGTCTTTACGCGTATTTCTTCCGTCACGTTGCGCCCGACTCCAATGACGATGACCGGCGCGCCCGCGTCGTCGCAGATATTGGTGAAGGCGACGCGCTCGCACCACCAGTCGGCGTCTCCTTCAAAGCGAAACCAGAAGTCTTCCGTCGCGTTTGCGGCGCCGGAGAGCATCTTCGCCGCAACGGCGCGCGCCCTCTCGCGGCAGTCGTCACGGAGGCAGCCAGCGGCGGTGACATATTCCAGCGGATGGCTGCGCGTCATCTGCGGCGCGTGGTGCAGTTCCATGCTGCG harbors:
- a CDS encoding ATP-binding protein, giving the protein SDGRIFEEDIPVVLKMYDDIYNGAAHAECRARWRSPASGEYRWFKTIYTTACDDAGFPIKAIGSAIDVTEQMRLEQRYKDFEAYQHLLLDNAFGAFRVNITKDTVEEIIRCSTGVKPLEAICDLAEFSAASARNIPDNASRLRHDEIFNRETILRGFSCGKSNLEMTCRYQIDENTIHWTRIIVNLAQNPFSGDIIGFAYAIDIEDEKIMKMVIDHMIGKNFEVVAAVNVANGDARILEYTDSDKRSFGNVLGDFNSVFAQRAKVFAHPSDWENCKKTLRLSNILRELMKNDKFETTVRGVEPTGEVTVKKISCSYLDEEKNTILYTRSDITKTIREQNALNEKLKCALKAAEEANAAKSDFLSRMSHDMRTPMNGIIGLTNLAQGAKDLSDETAEYLANIESSSQYLLSLINDVLDMSSIESNKLMLNLQPVYTKEIVDRVVAACTPLASAKDLTFKLTLINTDFDWIKTDKRRLQQIFINILGNSVKFTPPGGNIEWIVECLGYDDDVRHDKLIIRDTGVGMSADFLPKIFEPFDQEDNDFSASCTGTGLGMPIVKNLVEAMGGSIEVKSEKGAGTEVIIVMDFERTTPVPDAPLLDQTAQIDLSGKRILICEDHPINMQIACKLLEKKGASAARARNGKEGVNAFMNAPAGYFSAILMDIRMPVMDGLEAARLIRSQNRPDAKTIPIIAMTANAYDEDRQKTKEAGMNKHLAKPIEPRIFYEALDEFLNKN
- a CDS encoding GGGtGRT protein, with amino-acid sequence MANFEGYERRIDKINEFLTANGFASLDDARELCLNSGIDIAAIVRGIQPIAFDNAVWAYTLGAAHAL
- a CDS encoding phosphomannomutase/phosphoglucomutase; the encoded protein is MTIVPQHIFREYDIRGIADAELTDENVFLIGQAFGTWLRERGVATATLGGDARLSTTRIKAAAARGMNAAGIDVVDIGLVSTPTFYWSLFRLDAGGGIMVTGSHNPKEFNGLKVAYDKATLWGDDIMEIYRIISEGRLFTAPDPGAAARADLNAQYLEMLVSKIKLGPRRPKIVCDSGNGTGGLYAPDFLRRIGCDVTELYSAPDGNFPNHHPDPTKRENLPKLIETVRETGADFGVGFDGDSDRIGVVDDNGEVVWGDRLMALYWSEILPKHPGAVAICEIKSSMALPETVEKLGGRPLWWNAGHSLVKAKMREEHALFSGEVSGHMFFADEYFGYDDAFYAAARLARIISNTESRLSDLMKDIPLYPSTIETRFDCPDDVKFGVVERVKAQAEAEKLDIITIDGVRITYPEGWGLVRVSNTQPVLVARCEGRNERALETITKDMKARLLAAGSPDFAWGY
- a CDS encoding GGGtGRT protein, encoding AAIVRGIQPIAFDNAVWAYTLGAAHALKSGAKTAAAAAEKIGEGLQAFCIPGSVADQRKVGIGHGNLAAMLLDEKTKCFSFLAGHESFAAAEGAIGIARTANKVRKEPLRVILNGLGKDAAYIISRVNGFTFVETQYDPFTGELKIIKEQPFSTGDKSKVKCYGANDVCEGVAIMRHEGVDVSITGNSTNPTRFQHPVAGTYKKWALENGKKFFSVASGGGTGRTLHPDNMAAGPASYGMTDTMGRMHSDAQFAGSSSVPAHVDMMGLIGMGNNPMVGATVAVAVAVEEAAK
- a CDS encoding ATP-binding protein, whose protein sequence is METHGKNWNIDEAKAAARVRTEAETRDIVAAFDSVPGGIFKSTPWPDCRILCANDGFFKIIGYSREELQKSKDDRMREVVFPPDLNNLLKAMSEQRGPKLRCEHRITCGDGSVKWISVDGEQFCDDTGARYIYGMIMDISKAKELEISLREKKALYDIAVEGSDLIIWSYDIAKDMLTHTQRSMELHHAPQMTRSHPLEYVTAAGCLRDDCRERARAVAAKMLSGAANATEDFWFRFEGDADWWCERVAFTNICDDAGAPVIVIGVGRNVTEEIRVKTEKQKMETAMHSAAIFIWEYDLTTGLCFYRPRNDGGRPVPDGEIIDTPYAMVERGRIHRDSIKDYIGLHKKIEAGAASASADVRMYDERGREVWMRLSYRAVYDESRAVRAVGHAKDITGEIHAKAAKRQMEMALSASSLSLWSYDIRNKIFNDTNKGSERLGLVAPITGGCEAIIASGLVMPESREDYRELHRRIDSGQKSAEAVIHFDKSRSKIEWQRITYSTIFDGDEPVMAVGIGEDVSELMNAQHRYNEELSFQMFGESGNLLVKIRANATENKIESYIAQDNVSTNIEGLSYEEGMKIMAATAILPERREELLRILDRARVIKDFTGAEQVQNVEFQRRTNDGGAIWLNLVVKTFRNPETDDILCFIYAYDIDADKTRKIIIDRIAESEFQMVALIDVKSGLLKIHSENDREIKHGVSETSYSGAFVGTILPLIAADRKNEATGAFALDHVLKQVNAKGYYECSFPIISNGAVRHKKWRFCWLDEAHTALLLCRSDVTEFLARRTRQEELMRSALAQARAASVAKSDFLSSMSHEIRTPMNAIIGMTALAKEAAGASEEVQDCLSKVELSAQFLLALINDILDMSKIESGKAEVESHPLSWRLFLENICVICRGLAEKKSVRYISDIEEGGCDRLMGDATKLQQILINIISNAVKFTPECGSVTFAAKQHEPENGRVPVTFVVRDTGIGITESFLPHLFDPFAQGHSGNTSSYGGTGLGLAICKNLVSLMGGEISVKSREGQGAEFTVSLSLALCDEQAEKCASAAYAECPDGYDFKGRRLLLAEDHPLNVEVAKKMLAHRGFEVEVAANGEEALSAFTSHPEGWYDAVLMDIRMPRMDGLTATKLIRTAEKERAVSVPIIAMSANAFVEDIEKSRASGMDAHIAKPIDARRLYGTLYSLIEVAKQSKKHYA